In Priestia megaterium NBRC 15308 = ATCC 14581, the following proteins share a genomic window:
- the cspD gene encoding cold-shock protein CspD has product MQNGKVKWFNNEKGYGFIEVEGGSDVFVHFSAIQSEGYKSLEEGQEVSFEIVEGNRGPQAANVTKLS; this is encoded by the coding sequence ATGCAAAATGGTAAAGTAAAATGGTTCAACAATGAAAAAGGCTATGGCTTTATTGAAGTTGAAGGCGGCAGCGACGTATTTGTACATTTTTCTGCCATCCAAAGCGAAGGTTATAAATCCTTGGAAGAAGGACAAGAGGTATCTTTTGAAATTGTAGAAGGCAATAGAGGCCCGCAAGCCGCTAATGTCACTAAGCTATCATAA
- a CDS encoding DUF2564 family protein — translation MDKFLNEEVTTGYNDLKQVEVSIQSAQKMIGTATMSMSPQQLEEATNALNDAKTQLQSAKAHGTGVDEQFLQQCMQSIQTCEQQLTEAKR, via the coding sequence ATGGATAAGTTTTTAAATGAAGAAGTAACAACAGGATATAATGATTTAAAGCAAGTAGAAGTGTCTATTCAATCTGCTCAAAAGATGATTGGGACAGCTACGATGAGTATGAGTCCTCAGCAGCTTGAAGAGGCAACGAATGCGCTTAATGATGCAAAAACACAGCTTCAATCTGCCAAAGCTCATGGCACAGGAGTAGACGAGCAATTTCTTCAGCAGTGCATGCAGTCTATTCAAACATGTGAACAGCAGCTTACTGAGGCCAAACGCTAG